The sequence gtataaatgtaaatcttatactaATTAAACCAAGTCCTTTATGATAgctatttattgtataaatgtaaatcttatactaATTAAACCAAGTCCTTTATGATAgctatttattgtataaatgtaaatcttatactaATTAAACCAAGTCCTTTATGATAgctatttattgtataaatgtaaatcttatactaATTAAACCAAGTCCTTTATGATAgctatttattgtataaatgtaaatcttatactaATTAAACCAAGTCCTTTATGATAgctatttattgtataaatgtaaatcttatactaATTAAACCAAGTCCTTTATGATAgctatttattgtataaatgtaaatcttatactaATTAAACCAAGTCCTTTATGATAgctatttattgtataaatgtaaatcttaaaGCCTTTGATTATACTTACAGCTGTAAATGTTTCGACATCCCAGAGGTAAAAATAGGCGTTGAGAGAAAGAACAGCCAACTCCTGAAAATGTAAACATGTCGTATAGCATTTAATTATCACACACATTGATTATCAAGATCAACCATTGACAAATGCTCTTTCTGTTATCATGGTAGCATAGCTTCCCAACTTTTTACCTTTCTGGTATCATTGTATCACAGGATCCTAACTATTACCCTTTCTGATATCGTTGTATCACAGGGCCCTGAATATATTCGTATTTACCTTTTTtgttaatgttgtaacacagGGCACTGACTTTTTGTCTTTCTGTTATCATTGTATCACAGGATCCTTACTAATAACCTTTCTTTTATTGTATCACAGGGCCCTGACTTTTTATCTTTCAATGTCATGGTATCACAAGGCTCTTTTACCTTTCCGTTAACGTTGAAACACAGGACCCTGACTTTTCACCTTTCTGTTATCATTGTATCACAGGGCCCTAACTTTTTATCTTTCTGTTATTATTGTATCACAGGATCCTAACTATTACCCTTTCTGATATCGTTGTATCACATGGCTCTATTTActtttctgttatttttgtAACACAGGGCTCTGACTATTTACCTTTCTGTTATCATTGTAACTCAGTACCCTGACTTTTTATCTTTCTATCATCAAAGTATCATGTGGCTCTATTAACCTTTCTGCTAGTTTTGTAACATAGGACCCTGactttttacttttttgttATCGTAGTAACACAGGGCACTGACCATTTACCTTTCTGTTATCATTGTAACACAGGGTTCTGACTGCTTACCTTTCTGTTATCGTTGTAACACAGGGCTCTGACTTTGTTAGCCTTGTCACAGAACTCCACTGCCTCTGGACCTTTGATAGCGTACTCAGGAACCTGAAGGCTTTGTAGTCGTGACGTCTGGTCGATGTCATCTGCATTGTCTACTCGCCATAAACACAGTCGACTGTCTCGAGAACCTTAAGtcacaaaacaaattaatcagAATTACATTTCCTCAATCCTTTTGtgtatgaaaaatgtacattgaATATGccatttatttattcaatttctGTTATCATTGTATCACAGGATCCTAACTATTAGCTATTAACCTTTCTGTTATGTATCACAGGGCCCTGAATTTTAACCTTTCTGTTATTGTATTACAGGGAACTGAATTTTAACCTTTTACCTTTAACTTTTGTATTTACCTTTTTGTTAACGTTGTAACACATGGCCCTGACTTTTTATCTTTCTGTTATCACTGTATCACTGGATCCTAACTATTAGcctttctgtttttgtttttatctttcgGTTATCATGGTATCACCAGGCTCTTTTACCTCTCTGATATCGTTGTATCACAGGACCCTGACTTTTTATCTTCCTGTTATCATTGTTACATCACTATAAActgtttttaattatctcaTTTTCACTTTTTGAAACCCAATTAGTAATGACAGTACCTTTTACATGATGTACAGGTAGcaaaacattttcaaacttttttttggAGCAGTTGCTAGGataagatataaaaataataataagaaaactATATTACACTTTCCATGCATTCTTTTTGTTCAGAGGAGGAGAAGAGGCACATTAACACATCATATGTTTCTTTCAAATCAAGCAGACACTTACCTGTCACAAGAAATTCATCATCAATCcaagaaatatcaaatatccAATCTGTATGGCCTCTCTGTAAGGCAACAAAAAGTTCATTTGTATCAAATTATTGCATTTTAagctatatatattttaactagaaatatgtctgttagacattaagtgctcgctaactaCTTCCTAAAACCTTAATTTACAGAACGATATGTATCTCTATGTTTAAGGCTTCTGCGGTGAGATATTTTGCACATACAAAACTGTAACACCTAATTTATAAATAACCCgcagatatacatatatactcacAAGCCTATATGAAATCATCCTCGACAACAGGTGTACGTACGTAGCACTatcgctcattatccttgggagATGGTTTATGTCCTtgatgtattgtaataaataatttcctttaaattACGTCATCAGAactataaatgtgaaattactttcaACTTTGTTAATcgtgttctttgttacatagaagtttatttgttatcttcttgatattgatacgatagaCTTGTTTCGCTGTTCAAATTAGTTGTCTGCTACAGCACTGTGcagtctctgtgcacgtggtgacttacctgtgtcatgcttgaatgCCTTTCTGGGTACATAAGATCTAGAGCTCAGGCACCCAGACTGATATTGCATaatgttttttattctgtttctcttacACAAGGCTgggtgattttataaatattttttagaaCCGTAGCAAATACGGTGTATGGTCACTGGGGTTAGTAAGCGATAGTACaacgtatatatgtatacctaggacctaggatgatgtgaaataaattaaatataatctgcTGAGTAACACTGTAAATGTCTTTGAACGATACTAAAAGTTATCTgtttcgtcactttcttttattgactacaTAAACCTGATTCACAATTTATTGTTCTGGAGGTTTTCTAAAGTtgatcagatgcttagaatatcgtgagcgatgcaagagtttgtatgatacgccacttgaagtttacacaaaatgaATGTGTTTAGCACTGTttaatgtcactgttgttagTTTACAGAAGAACATCACTGATAGATATCTCTTATTTTTGAAaggttggtgtcactaaatGACGGCAAAATCTATTAAatggtatacgtatatgtaGAAGACAGTGACTTCCGGTATCACATGCGCAGTTGGAACCTGcgcatacaaatgtatacagaCTCCACACCCGACAAGCAAAACAATAGGGCGCGAGTACGCTCGCCCTAAAAAtcatgtttacaacattaacatAAGTTGGATAAACCAGTTTACTAATATTGGTTTTTTACAATCgggtatttgtaatattttttttttaattacatgtatatgtacacaattttaattagattaaaGATAGTACAAAGATTTATTGAATAAGAACTTACAAAAGATAGaatgttataatattttaacaGTTAATCAACAGTCTCAGAATGTCAGaatgttataatattttaacaGTTAATCAACAGTCTCACCTCTCCAACCATAACAGGGTCAAAGGTCGGCAGTTGATAAATGGCCAGGTCATTTGTGTTTTCAGCCCCAGTGGCAAATAGTGTCCCCGAAGGATTTAGAGCGATACTATGTATACCACATGGACAGTCTGCTGGGTAACTATCATCACTGCTTTTTATGGACGGAATTTGAAAAAGTTTTCCTGTCATTGAGTCTAACACCATCAACTGGAAAGGAATTGAATAATAGGTATGAAATGATCTTGTATTGatgtttaaaaatttattttgatacatgatttgtattgatgtattgatTAATATGGAAAATGTTATCTTCTATGACACATTTAAATGTTTGTCAGCTAGCTTACTTAGAAAATAGTATCACTCAACTTCATATGATATGATATTACTTCCTTCTGCAATTACTACCTCCTAGTGTTTGATATTCCAGGTGTTATTATTGCTGTCgttacacatgtacatccaTGCAcctgtcttcagttttactgtatatgtagatagtccaggggtatatataatgacagtgaaaataacccctggagtatcaaagatGCGATTACATGGTACTGATATGAGCcaaataattaattcattaatatctagATATAATACTTACTTTATTGCATTTTGTACCAAAGGCAACTTGTCTGTCATTGAGCCAGTGAGATGAGAAAACCTTGTTGATTTCACCTAAGTCATATTCTTTTTCTACCAATAGACTGGGCACTGCCCTCGCTATATAGTCATTCACAACTGTTTGAgcttttttcttttgaattccATATTGTCTCATTTGTGTATACAGAAATATGTCTTTGCTTGGATTCTTTCCAGTGTTGAGATGTTGCTCAGAACTAACAAACTCCTTGCTTTTAAGCTTGCATCCAGTCCAAgctgaaaaacatattttaaaaaattgtaaagttttaatgtaacaataaaacatgtctATAATGATTGATTACAACAAATTTAttaattgttacaatgtagtgTTTGTCTTTCCCTTTCAAGTTTAATTTCTATAACATGTTTGTTACATGACAATAATAAGGACAGGGCCCTTCGTGCCCAAAGGGAATGAAGTGTGAAGCACTTTTAAGGTAAcacatatatgaaaatattagaaaaacctcaatcttcaaaattcaatcctacacataAAAAATCCATCAGCGTGAATGTGATGCTTTGAAGTGAATTCGaactcattatataatcaagcggttcaaatgcttttatgatccgacgaacgtaatcttcatcctgcagaagctcagtgctattgctctttatttgcaagcgttagtgatttttcagggtattttgggGAAAAAAGTTTTTGACACAAATTTGGAATTTTTAATTGCGAAAAAATGGTTTACTAGGGAAAGGTTACCCATTACTGAACATGGTTGTTATAGGTAATCAAATATTGTATAACTGTTTTATTTGATGTAACATGCTGTTTTTACAAGGACCTGTGTTTCACCAACAAAACAATCTTTTATCAGGACagctttttttttctttctctgcAATTCGATTAgggaatttttcattgtattt is a genomic window of Argopecten irradians isolate NY chromosome 10, Ai_NY, whole genome shotgun sequence containing:
- the LOC138333035 gene encoding DDB1- and CUL4-associated factor 12-like yields the protein MSKAWTGCKLKSKEFVSSEQHLNTGKNPSKDIFLYTQMRQYGIQKKKAQTVVNDYIARAVPSLLVEKEYDLGEINKVFSSHWLNDRQVAFGTKCNKLMVLDSMTGKLFQIPSIKSSDDSYPADCPCGIHSIALNPSGTLFATGAENTNDLAIYQLPTFDPVMVGERGHTDWIFDISWIDDEFLVTGSRDSRLCLWRVDNADDIDQTSRLQSLQVPEYAIKGPEAVEFCDKANKVRALCYNDNRKELAVLSLNAYFYLWDVETFTARTYRRLFHTKENVCMCVSKERTLYAVGSQSHINLVDPRCPNTLTTIISRYRGGGVRSVSFRDDVLTIGTGVGNILFFDTKAGKYLECGCGHPFTMTVGNGFLSRDENYREFFMDNSYPNAIYTHQFDSTGTRLFAAGGPLPAGLWGNYAGLWH